One Setaria viridis chromosome 5, Setaria_viridis_v4.0, whole genome shotgun sequence genomic region harbors:
- the LOC117857124 gene encoding 3-methyl-2-oxobutanoate hydroxymethyltransferase 1, mitochondrial translates to MRRSLIFRQLARRLLSNVPESTVYGGPRPQESSAARRVTVTTLRGKHRRGEPITVVTAYDYPSAVHVDSAGIDVCLVGDSAAMVVHGHDTTLPITLDLMLEHCRAVARGAPRPLLVGDLPFGCYESSAAQAVDSAVRLLKEGGMDAIKLEGGAPSRISAAKAIVEAGIAVMGHVGLTPQAISVLGGFRPQGKTVDSAVKVVETALALQEAGCFSVVLECVPAPVAAAATSALQIPTIGIGAGPFCSGQVLVYHDLLGMMQHPHHAKVTPKFCKQFGNVGNVINRALSEYKKEVETRTFPGPSHTPYPITPTDVDGFANALQKMGLSDAADAAAAAAENSGTDGGPKEK, encoded by the exons ATGCGGCGGTCCCTCATCTTCCGGCAGCTGGCGCGGCGGCTGCTGAGCAACGTGCCGGAGTCGACCGTCTACGGGGGCCCGCGCCCGCAGGAgtcctcggcggcgcggcgagtgACGGTGACCACCCTCCGCGGGAAGCACCGCCGCGGGGAGCCCATCACCGTCGTCACCGCCTACGACTACCCCTCGGCGGTCCACGTCGACTCCGCGGGCATAGACGTCTGCCTCGTGGGGGACTCCGCCGCCATGGTCGTCCACGGCCACGACACCACGCTCCCCATCACGCTCGACCTCATGCTCGAGCACTGCCGCGCCGTCGCCCggggcgcgccgcggccgctgctCGTCGGGGACCTCCCCTTTGGGTGCTACGAGTCCTCGGCCGCGCAG gCTGTTGATTCAGCTGTAAGGCTGCTAAAAGAAGGTGGAATGGATGCAATCAAGCTCGAAGGGGGTGCACCATCGAGGATCAGTGCCGCTAAGGCTATTGTGGAGGCTGGGATTGCTGTCATGGGGCATGTTGGCCTCACACCGCAAGCTATTAGTGTGCTCGGTGGATTTAGGCCTCAAGGGAAGACAGTTGACAGTGCTGTAAAG GTTGTGGAGACAGCACTGGCTTTGCAGGAGGCTGGTTGCTTTTCCGTTGTATTGGAGTGTGTGCCTGCTCCAgtggctgctgctgcaacaTCAGCGTTGCAAATCCCAACCATTGGCATAGGGGCTGGACCATTCTGTAGTGGGCAG GTGTTGGTCTACCATGACTTGCTGGGGATGATGCAGCACCCACATCATGCCAAG GTCACACCAAAATTCTGCAAACAATTTGGTAATGTGGGCAATGTCATCAACAGGGCGTTATCAGAGTATAAGAAAGAAGTGGAAACTCGGACATTCCCTGGTCCAAGCCACACACCATATCCAATAACTCCCACGGATGTTGATGGCTTTGCAAATGCCCTACAGAAGATGGGTTTGAGTGACGCCGCAGATGCTGCAGCGGCTGCTGCTGAAAACAGTGGGACAGATGGAGGaccaaaagaaaaatag